Proteins from a single region of Streptomyces spectabilis:
- a CDS encoding thiamine pyrophosphate-requiring protein, with protein MSAKVADHILERLRAWDVDCVFGYPGDGINGLLAAWGRADDRPRFIQARHEEMAAFEAVGYAKFGRRLGVCAATSGPGAIHLLNGLYDAKLDHVPVLALVGQTHRSAMGGSYQQEVDLHTLFKDVASDYVETVTVPEQLPNVLDRAIRTAYARRCPTAVILPGDVQELDYHPPTHAFKMVPSSLDRSAWTALPSPTALERAADVLNSGTRAAVLIGQGAAGARAEVEELAELLGAGVAKALLGKDALSDELPYVTGAIGLLGTRPSYELMRDCDTLLTIGSSFPYAQFLPEYGKVRAVQIDIDPHMVGMRYPYEVNLVGDARATLRQLIPMVSKERAAAGRDWHAQVRANVERWHGVLDRRAGLSADPLNPEHVARALDPLLPTDAIVTSDSGSTANWYARHLTLRGDMRASLSGTLATMGCGVPYAIGAKFAHPNRPVVALVGDGAMQMNGMAELITAAKYRHRWDDPRLVVGVWNNRDLNQVTWELRAMGGAPTFQASQSLPDVPYADFARSIGLTGVRVEKPEDVAAGWRAGLAAEGPAVVEFVTDPAVPPIPPHATWEQLESTAAALLKGDAERGAVVKQGLKAKVQEFLPGGGKRG; from the coding sequence ATGAGCGCGAAGGTCGCCGACCACATCCTGGAACGGCTGCGGGCCTGGGACGTCGACTGCGTCTTCGGCTACCCCGGCGACGGCATCAACGGCCTCCTCGCGGCCTGGGGCCGCGCCGACGACCGGCCGCGGTTCATCCAGGCCAGGCACGAGGAGATGGCGGCGTTCGAAGCCGTCGGCTACGCCAAGTTCGGCCGGCGGCTCGGGGTGTGCGCGGCGACCTCGGGGCCCGGCGCGATCCACCTCCTCAACGGCCTGTACGACGCGAAGCTGGACCACGTGCCGGTGCTCGCCCTGGTCGGGCAGACGCACCGCTCCGCGATGGGGGGCTCGTACCAGCAGGAGGTCGACCTGCACACGCTGTTCAAGGACGTGGCGTCCGACTACGTGGAGACCGTGACGGTGCCCGAGCAGCTGCCGAACGTCCTCGACCGCGCGATCCGCACCGCGTACGCCCGCCGCTGCCCCACCGCCGTGATCCTCCCCGGCGACGTCCAGGAGCTCGACTACCACCCGCCCACGCACGCCTTCAAGATGGTGCCGTCCAGCCTGGACCGCAGCGCGTGGACGGCGCTGCCCTCGCCGACCGCCCTGGAGCGGGCCGCCGACGTGCTGAACTCCGGGACCAGGGCGGCGGTCCTGATCGGCCAGGGCGCCGCGGGTGCCCGCGCCGAGGTCGAGGAGCTGGCGGAGCTGCTCGGCGCGGGCGTCGCCAAGGCGCTGCTCGGCAAGGACGCGCTGAGCGACGAACTGCCGTACGTCACGGGCGCGATCGGGCTGCTCGGCACCCGCCCCTCCTACGAGCTGATGCGCGACTGCGACACGCTCCTGACGATCGGCTCCAGCTTCCCCTACGCGCAGTTCCTGCCGGAGTACGGGAAGGTCCGCGCCGTGCAGATCGACATCGACCCGCACATGGTCGGCATGCGCTACCCGTACGAGGTGAACCTGGTCGGTGACGCGCGCGCCACGCTGCGGCAGCTGATCCCGATGGTCTCGAAGGAGCGCGCGGCGGCGGGCCGCGACTGGCACGCCCAGGTGCGGGCGAACGTGGAGCGGTGGCACGGCGTCCTGGACCGCAGGGCGGGGCTGAGCGCCGACCCCCTCAACCCCGAGCACGTGGCGCGGGCCCTGGACCCGCTGCTCCCCACGGACGCGATCGTCACCTCCGACTCGGGCTCCACGGCCAACTGGTACGCGCGCCATCTGACGCTGCGCGGCGACATGCGGGCCTCGCTGTCCGGCACCCTCGCGACGATGGGCTGCGGGGTGCCGTACGCGATCGGCGCGAAGTTCGCGCACCCCAACCGGCCGGTCGTGGCGCTCGTCGGCGACGGCGCGATGCAGATGAACGGCATGGCGGAGCTGATCACGGCGGCCAAGTACCGGCACCGCTGGGACGATCCGCGGCTCGTCGTCGGGGTGTGGAACAACCGGGACCTCAACCAGGTGACGTGGGAGCTGCGGGCGATGGGCGGCGCCCCGACGTTCCAGGCGTCCCAGTCCCTGCCGGACGTGCCGTACGCGGACTTCGCGCGCTCGATCGGGCTCACGGGCGTGCGGGTGGAGAAGCCGGAGGACGTGGCCGCGGGCTGGCGCGCGGGCCTGGCGGCGGAGGGTCCGGCCGTCGTCGAGTTCGTCACGGACCCGGCGGTGCCGCCGATTCCGCCGCACGCCACCTGGGAGCAGCTGGAGTCGACCGCGGCGGCCCTGCTCAAGGGCGACGCCGAGCGGGGCGCGGTGGTGAAGCAGGGGCTCAAGGCGAAGGTGCAGGAGTTCCTGCCGGGCGGCGGCAAGCGCGGCTAG
- a CDS encoding RNA polymerase sigma factor SigF encodes MPTDAVRPEEAAAVPEETTEETTAETTSGTAHRTRPHRGRSTQHPQHTQRATAPSRASQRSPRTGRSRASRHPHDDAPDTAAAFAKLCELPHGPERDALREELVRAWLPMAERLAGRFRNRGESLDDLRQVAALGLVKAVDRYDPERGNAFESYAVPTVTGEIKRHFRDHMWTLHVPRRVQDLRNRVRFACQDLSQTVSGRAPTIAEIAERAGMSEEDAATGLEALDSFTALSLDAELPGSDDGYALRDTLGGPDPALDVVVDREAVKPRLAALPERERAILYMRFFGDMTQSRIAEHLGISQMHVSRLISRCCGRLRDEITRDLTRHAARPHPAASGEITRDAA; translated from the coding sequence ATGCCCACGGACGCAGTACGTCCCGAGGAAGCCGCGGCGGTCCCCGAAGAGACCACAGAAGAGACCACAGCAGAGACCACGTCGGGCACGGCGCACCGCACGCGCCCGCACCGCGGCCGTTCCACCCAGCACCCCCAGCACACCCAGCGCGCCACGGCACCGTCCCGCGCCTCCCAGAGGAGCCCCCGCACCGGGCGCTCGCGCGCCTCCCGTCACCCCCACGACGACGCCCCCGACACCGCCGCGGCGTTCGCCAAGCTATGCGAACTCCCGCACGGGCCCGAACGGGACGCCCTGCGCGAGGAGCTCGTGCGCGCCTGGCTGCCCATGGCCGAGCGCCTCGCGGGCCGGTTCCGCAACCGCGGCGAGTCCCTCGACGACCTGCGGCAGGTCGCGGCCCTCGGCCTGGTGAAGGCCGTCGACCGCTACGACCCGGAGCGCGGCAACGCCTTCGAGAGCTACGCCGTGCCCACCGTCACCGGCGAGATCAAGCGCCACTTCCGCGACCACATGTGGACCCTGCACGTGCCCCGGCGCGTCCAGGACCTGCGCAACCGCGTGCGGTTCGCCTGCCAGGACCTCTCCCAGACCGTGTCCGGGCGCGCCCCGACCATCGCCGAGATCGCCGAGCGGGCCGGGATGAGCGAGGAGGACGCGGCCACCGGTCTGGAGGCCCTCGACAGCTTCACCGCGCTGTCCCTGGACGCCGAACTGCCCGGCAGCGACGACGGCTACGCGCTGCGCGACACGCTCGGCGGCCCCGACCCGGCGCTCGACGTCGTCGTGGACCGCGAGGCCGTCAAACCGCGCCTCGCGGCCCTGCCCGAGCGCGAACGGGCCATCCTCTACATGCGGTTCTTCGGCGACATGACGCAGAGCCGCATCGCCGAGCACCTGGGGATCTCCCAGATGCACGTGTCGCGCCTCATCAGCCGCTGCTGCGGCCGGCTGCGGGACGAGATCACCCGCGACCTGACGCGGCACGCGGCCCGCCCGCACCCCGCGGCCTCCGGCGAGATCACCCGGGACGCCGCATAG
- a CDS encoding PAS domain protein — MPQTEEFGEELADFVRRVAELKASRAVPSGDLRTMLDAALFELDHAAERLWPGLERISVDGPTAAAASDRDEQRLLRAVFQRFPLPVVLVDGETVVRRMNVAATGLTGVRGGYATGRPLSGFLTSSDGIAFRSQAAAVARGEGDRSLTVRLQPRPEQPLRATLTGLRPGTEPRTVLLVVLQPVGADDPRPCDHGTFGSRRARAAPDLAETTRHAELLELSDMMTAALLTAPPGEPAEVLRRAADVLHGTFADWVITDEAGARPRRTTVLGPRGGPVADVLAQDPADCPLVMETVRCGAPVLQVRPHPEDGFGRDASGAPVLVRAQVTSLLCVALTADPGGPPEGVLSLFRTGARLAFSMAEARAVDVMSRHIALAMRRPG, encoded by the coding sequence ATGCCCCAGACTGAGGAGTTCGGTGAGGAACTCGCGGACTTCGTGCGCCGCGTCGCGGAGTTGAAGGCGTCGCGCGCCGTGCCGTCCGGCGACCTCCGCACCATGCTCGACGCGGCCCTGTTCGAGCTGGACCACGCGGCCGAGCGGCTGTGGCCGGGGCTCGAGCGGATCTCGGTGGACGGCCCGACGGCGGCCGCCGCGTCCGACCGCGACGAACAGCGGCTGCTGCGCGCGGTGTTCCAGCGCTTCCCGCTGCCGGTGGTGCTCGTCGACGGCGAGACCGTGGTGCGGCGCATGAACGTGGCGGCGACGGGCCTGACGGGGGTGCGCGGCGGATACGCGACCGGGCGGCCCCTTTCCGGCTTCCTGACGTCGTCCGACGGGATCGCGTTCCGCTCGCAGGCCGCGGCGGTCGCCCGGGGCGAGGGCGACCGGAGCCTGACGGTGCGCCTCCAGCCGCGCCCGGAGCAGCCGCTGCGGGCGACGCTGACCGGGCTGCGGCCCGGCACGGAGCCCCGCACGGTCCTCCTCGTGGTCCTGCAGCCCGTGGGGGCGGACGACCCCCGGCCCTGCGACCACGGCACCTTCGGCTCCCGCCGGGCCCGGGCCGCCCCCGACCTGGCCGAGACGACCCGCCACGCCGAGCTGCTCGAACTGTCGGACATGATGACGGCGGCGCTGCTCACGGCCCCGCCGGGCGAACCCGCCGAGGTGCTGCGGCGCGCCGCCGACGTCCTGCACGGCACGTTCGCGGACTGGGTGATCACCGACGAGGCCGGCGCGCGGCCGCGCCGCACCACGGTGCTCGGGCCCCGGGGCGGGCCGGTGGCGGACGTCCTCGCGCAGGATCCCGCCGACTGTCCCCTGGTGATGGAGACGGTGCGCTGCGGGGCGCCCGTCCTCCAGGTGCGGCCGCACCCCGAGGACGGCTTCGGCCGGGACGCCTCCGGGGCGCCGGTGCTCGTACGGGCCCAGGTGACGTCCCTGCTGTGCGTGGCCCTGACGGCGGACCCGGGCGGCCCGCCGGAGGGGGTGCTCAGCCTCTTCCGGACCGGCGCGCGCCTCGCCTTCTCGATGGCGGAGGCGCGCGCCGTGGATGTGATGTCCCGTCACATCGCGCTCGCTATGCGGCGTCCCGGGTGA